One region of Planctomycetia bacterium genomic DNA includes:
- a CDS encoding biotin-dependent carboxyltransferase family protein: MTLKILRPGTYSILTGPLRLGSMHQGVPRGGPADRHSWIIGNALVGNESGTESDACIALEITLTGPLLQAMQPVTLVLAGSAFDMKLESNRGSRLLQPGHVFEMHEGDILDIAECKQGMRAYLCTPGGFQSTELNGGIVRAPLKPADMLLTHSIARNRFHNRWIEPEVWPDQSPLGTLRMLSGTHCEKKWLQQLLQATFTVSKDSSRMGIRLTTNLKRQQKSDTMLSSPVVPGTLQWPNGGAPILLGVDAQSIGGYPRYGHVVSADMDALGQLKAGEAIRFQLVNLQEAEQLRQSRNRWQQLWVNRLLSMRYP, translated from the coding sequence ATGACGCTGAAAATACTGCGACCAGGAACGTACAGTATTTTGACAGGACCGCTACGGCTTGGATCAATGCATCAAGGAGTGCCACGCGGCGGACCGGCAGATAGACATTCTTGGATCATCGGAAATGCATTGGTAGGCAATGAATCCGGCACAGAATCAGATGCCTGCATTGCACTGGAAATAACTTTAACTGGTCCACTGTTGCAGGCAATGCAACCTGTTACGCTGGTTCTTGCGGGAAGCGCGTTCGACATGAAACTGGAAAGCAACCGGGGTTCACGATTGCTCCAACCTGGACATGTGTTTGAGATGCACGAGGGTGACATACTGGATATTGCAGAGTGTAAGCAGGGTATGAGAGCTTATCTTTGCACTCCTGGAGGCTTCCAATCTACTGAATTGAATGGTGGCATTGTACGAGCACCGTTGAAACCAGCAGATATGCTTTTAACGCATAGTATCGCGAGAAATCGATTCCACAACAGATGGATTGAACCTGAAGTTTGGCCTGATCAATCGCCACTAGGAACTCTGCGCATGCTGTCAGGTACTCATTGCGAGAAGAAATGGCTACAGCAATTATTGCAAGCAACTTTTACAGTCTCGAAAGACAGCAGCCGGATGGGGATCAGATTGACAACCAATCTGAAGCGCCAGCAAAAATCTGACACCATGCTTTCTTCACCGGTTGTTCCCGGCACATTGCAGTGGCCAAATGGCGGTGCGCCGATTCTGCTGGGAGTGGATGCCCAGAGCATTGGTGGGTATCCTCGGTATGGACATGTCGTCTCTGCGGACATGGATGCTTTAGGTCAACTGAAAGCAGGCGAGGCCATTCGATTTCAACTGGTGAACCTGCAAGAGGCAGAACAGTTAAGACAGTCCCGGAATCGCTGGCAGCAGCTCTGGGTCAACAGATTATTGAGCATGAGGTATCCATGA
- the dnaX gene encoding DNA polymerase III subunit gamma/tau: MGGQNYTVLARRYRPQQFDDLIGQEPIAQALKNAITANRIAHAYLFTGVRGVGKTSTARILAKSLNCVNGPTITPCNECSSCKAISIGEDIDVLEIDGASNRGIDNIRELRGNTQYRPQSSRFKIYIIDEVHMLSKEAFNALLKTLEEPPPHVKFIFATTDVHKIPITILSRCQRFDLSGIPRESIQQRLNGIVKAEGHSAEEAALQLIARRAGGSMRDAQSLMDQALAFSQGSLSLDLVQKLLGLSNDEDSSNLVLAILKRDCSGALKALHHCLDKSVQLAELLDQWMELWRQLLLRVTLGDVPEVKDLCEADLKPFQSALSGWNAEAMMAGLDVLITTRTRLRSTGQTQVLMELAVIRLCRLADLLPVSEIAKQLEGMAKGAARGGSMTGASRGTALSIAKPIPAPSTSRLISELPALAKIELIPPQQHEVVWAALLEQLGNQSQIRFQLERAVRTSFQPPTALLVSFPPGCESSRDYCSDANRCAKLEEMLKKITGESVALRFDIANDMETKAFVPKAVQQRMDVMSVPLAKAVVEQLGGQLVHMDEGFGQKTGT; the protein is encoded by the coding sequence ATGGGCGGACAGAACTATACCGTACTAGCCAGGCGGTATCGACCCCAGCAGTTTGATGATCTGATCGGCCAAGAACCCATTGCACAGGCATTGAAAAATGCCATTACTGCCAACCGCATTGCACATGCTTATCTGTTTACTGGGGTGCGTGGTGTCGGAAAAACTTCGACAGCACGCATCCTTGCCAAGTCACTCAATTGCGTCAATGGCCCCACCATCACGCCCTGCAACGAATGCTCTTCCTGTAAAGCCATCTCGATCGGTGAAGATATCGATGTTCTGGAAATAGATGGTGCCAGCAACCGTGGCATCGACAATATCCGCGAACTGCGAGGCAACACACAATATCGACCGCAAAGCTCTCGCTTCAAGATTTACATCATTGACGAAGTGCACATGCTCTCCAAAGAGGCATTCAATGCCTTACTGAAAACATTGGAAGAGCCACCGCCACATGTGAAGTTCATTTTTGCTACGACCGACGTTCACAAAATCCCCATCACCATATTGTCTCGTTGCCAGCGGTTTGATCTGAGCGGCATTCCGCGAGAGAGCATTCAGCAAAGGCTGAACGGCATTGTCAAAGCCGAAGGACATTCTGCGGAAGAAGCAGCGCTCCAGTTAATTGCACGCCGTGCAGGCGGCTCTATGCGTGATGCACAATCTCTGATGGATCAGGCACTCGCCTTTTCGCAGGGTTCATTGTCACTCGATCTAGTGCAGAAACTTCTTGGACTTTCCAACGATGAGGACAGCAGCAACCTGGTCCTCGCCATCCTGAAACGCGATTGTTCTGGTGCACTTAAGGCACTGCATCATTGCCTCGATAAAAGTGTTCAATTAGCTGAACTCCTCGACCAATGGATGGAACTCTGGCGGCAACTGCTGCTCCGCGTTACACTGGGAGATGTTCCCGAAGTCAAAGATCTGTGCGAGGCTGATCTGAAACCGTTTCAATCTGCATTATCCGGCTGGAATGCCGAAGCGATGATGGCAGGCCTGGATGTCTTGATCACCACTCGTACTCGATTACGTTCAACCGGTCAGACACAGGTATTGATGGAACTCGCGGTCATCCGCCTATGCCGACTGGCAGACTTGTTGCCTGTCTCGGAAATCGCCAAGCAACTGGAAGGCATGGCTAAAGGCGCAGCACGAGGAGGCTCGATGACCGGAGCCTCACGAGGCACGGCACTATCGATAGCAAAACCCATTCCGGCACCTTCCACATCACGCCTGATTTCGGAACTACCAGCACTGGCCAAAATAGAATTAATTCCACCTCAACAACATGAAGTGGTATGGGCCGCATTACTGGAACAACTGGGCAATCAATCGCAGATACGATTCCAGTTGGAACGAGCTGTCCGAACCAGTTTCCAGCCTCCCACTGCTTTACTGGTAAGCTTTCCACCGGGCTGCGAAAGCTCGCGTGACTATTGCTCTGATGCCAATCGATGTGCCAAACTGGAGGAGATGCTGAAAAAAATCACAGGCGAATCAGTCGCCTTGAGATTCGACATTGCCAACGACATGGAAACCAAAGCATTCGTTCCCAAGGCAGTGCAGCAGCGTATGGATGTCATGTCTGTCCCACTGGCTAAAGCCGTGGTGGAACAACTCGGCGGACAACTGGTACACATGGATGAAGGCTTCGGCCAGAAAACAGGTACATAA
- a CDS encoding LamB/YcsF family protein — translation MQIDINADLAEGFPHDEGLMQLVSSVNLACGAHAGNPQLMAKSLRLAHQLRKRIGAHPGYFDRDNFGRVERAVAPEELCQVVLYQMGALKALADDVGAKVSYIKPHGAMYHQVNRDQRLAETLVRIADQWELAIVGLPDSILEKECRKAEVTYWREGFADRCYLPDRSLVPRDQPGAMIDDPVEAVAQIHWLVQSVKVDTICIHGDGDNAVVFLKQVIQLLSESKS, via the coding sequence ATGCAGATTGATATCAACGCTGACCTTGCCGAAGGTTTTCCTCACGACGAGGGATTGATGCAACTGGTCAGTTCGGTGAACCTCGCCTGTGGTGCGCATGCAGGCAATCCGCAGTTAATGGCGAAAAGCCTGCGGTTGGCGCATCAACTCCGAAAACGCATCGGTGCTCATCCAGGGTATTTTGATCGAGATAATTTTGGAAGGGTTGAAAGGGCTGTTGCCCCAGAAGAGTTGTGCCAGGTTGTTCTCTACCAGATGGGAGCACTCAAGGCGCTGGCTGATGATGTTGGAGCGAAAGTATCTTACATCAAACCACATGGTGCAATGTATCATCAGGTGAACCGCGATCAGCGCCTTGCGGAGACACTTGTCAGGATTGCAGACCAATGGGAGTTGGCAATCGTCGGGTTGCCCGATTCGATACTGGAAAAAGAGTGCAGGAAAGCAGAGGTTACCTATTGGAGAGAAGGGTTTGCGGACCGGTGCTATCTACCTGATCGTAGCCTTGTGCCTCGCGATCAGCCTGGTGCGATGATCGACGATCCTGTTGAGGCGGTTGCTCAAATTCACTGGTTAGTGCAATCAGTCAAAGTTGACACCATCTGCATTCACGGCGATGGAGATAACGCGGTTGTCTTCCTCAAGCAGGTCATACAGTTATTATCTGAGAGCAAGTCATGA